The proteins below come from a single SAR324 cluster bacterium genomic window:
- the folK gene encoding 2-amino-4-hydroxy-6-hydroxymethyldihydropteridine diphosphokinase, with the protein MPDFPSINVFIGLGSNLGDRRTHLEQAITLLSRSAIQIEQVSSIYESKPYMGMKQPDYYNLVVRASTTFSPELLLQQCLKVESQMGRVRTYKWAPRIVDIDILLYGNQIWNSDNLNIPHPDFQNRGFVMAPLNEISPDWIDPVTGQSLGQLWKQWAASHVDEIPILSSALLFSQELKHPSALPSNGLFFAEQTV; encoded by the coding sequence ATGCCTGATTTTCCTTCAATCAACGTATTTATTGGATTAGGTAGCAACCTGGGCGATCGTCGGACTCATCTGGAGCAGGCGATCACCCTGTTGTCCCGGTCGGCAATTCAAATCGAGCAGGTTTCCTCAATCTATGAGAGCAAACCTTACATGGGGATGAAACAACCGGATTATTACAATCTGGTTGTTCGCGCTTCCACGACATTCTCACCGGAGTTGTTACTCCAGCAATGTCTCAAAGTGGAAAGCCAGATGGGGCGAGTTCGAACTTATAAATGGGCACCGCGCATCGTGGATATTGATATTCTGCTGTATGGAAACCAGATCTGGAACTCGGATAATCTGAATATCCCGCACCCTGATTTCCAAAACCGTGGATTTGTTATGGCGCCATTGAATGAAATTTCACCCGACTGGATTGACCCTGTGACAGGACAATCCCTTGGGCAGTTATGGAAACAATGGGCTGCCTCTCATGTCGATGAAATCCCCATTCTTTCTTCGGCCCTGTTATTCTCACAGGAACTAAAGCATCCCTCTGCCCTTCCTTCAAACGGTCTATTTTTTGCTGAACAAACCGTTTAA
- a CDS encoding NADPH-dependent 2,4-dienoyl-CoA reductase, translated as MSQNNYPHLLSPLDLGFTQLRNRVLMGSMHTGLEDSAKNFDKLAEYFAERARGGVGLIVTGGFAPNIPGWLSPLGSKLSNPLEIPRHRKVTKAVHDAGGKICLQVLHAGRYGYQPLSVAPSAIKSPITPFKPRALSTRGVAKTIRDFARCARYAKLGGYDGVEIMGSEGYLINEFLVEHTNKRTDQWGGTYENRMKFPVEIVKAVRKAVGKNFIIIYRLSMLDLIENGSTWDEVVQLAKAIEQAGATIINTGIGWHEARVPTIATVVPRGAYTKVTKKLRKEVGIPVVTTNRINTPEVAEEILSSGDADMVSMARPLLADPYFVNKAAEGKADEINTCIACNQACLDHVFSAKRASCLVNPRACFELELTYKPTINRKKIAVVGAGPAGLSCSTIAAQRGHMVTLFDASSEIGGQFNMAKKIPGKEEFYETLRYYKKQLELTGVDVQLNTKVTAQDLIKQGFDEVILATGVLPRVPSVTGIDHPKVMSYIDVLLHNKPVGGSVAIIGAGGIGFDVAEFLTHSGKSSSLDAEAFMKEWGIDSNFDARGGIAGIKPEHAPSARKVYLIQRKATGLGKNLGKTTGWIHRTALKHKKVTMIAGATYNYVDDAGFHITVNGNEQLLEVDNVIVCAGQESQRSLQPELEAAHVKTHLIGGSKLAGELDAKRAIKDGATLAASL; from the coding sequence ATGAGTCAAAACAATTATCCACATTTGCTGTCTCCGCTTGATCTAGGCTTCACTCAGTTACGCAACAGGGTGTTGATGGGTTCCATGCACACGGGCCTGGAAGATAGCGCGAAAAATTTTGACAAGTTGGCTGAATATTTTGCGGAACGGGCTCGAGGTGGTGTCGGCTTGATTGTGACTGGTGGTTTTGCCCCAAACATTCCCGGATGGCTCTCACCCTTGGGGTCCAAACTATCCAATCCCCTCGAAATTCCCCGTCATCGAAAAGTCACCAAAGCTGTCCATGACGCTGGTGGAAAAATTTGTCTGCAAGTGCTGCATGCCGGACGGTATGGCTATCAACCGCTGAGTGTAGCGCCTTCCGCCATCAAATCCCCGATCACACCATTCAAGCCCAGAGCGCTGAGTACTCGTGGTGTTGCAAAAACCATCCGTGATTTTGCGCGCTGTGCCAGATACGCGAAACTAGGGGGTTATGATGGGGTAGAAATCATGGGTTCTGAAGGATATCTGATCAATGAATTTCTGGTAGAACACACCAACAAGCGTACCGATCAATGGGGTGGAACTTATGAAAACCGGATGAAATTTCCGGTAGAAATTGTCAAGGCGGTCAGAAAGGCCGTTGGCAAAAATTTCATTATCATTTATCGCTTATCCATGCTGGATCTGATTGAAAACGGTAGCACCTGGGATGAAGTTGTCCAATTAGCCAAAGCCATTGAACAGGCAGGAGCAACCATCATCAATACTGGAATTGGCTGGCATGAAGCCCGAGTTCCCACCATTGCCACTGTTGTCCCCAGAGGTGCTTATACCAAAGTGACCAAAAAGCTTCGCAAAGAAGTTGGCATTCCTGTCGTCACAACCAACCGGATCAATACCCCCGAAGTCGCAGAGGAAATCCTGTCATCCGGAGATGCGGACATGGTTTCCATGGCCCGTCCGTTATTGGCGGATCCTTATTTTGTCAACAAGGCCGCTGAGGGCAAAGCCGACGAAATCAATACATGCATCGCCTGCAACCAGGCGTGTCTGGATCATGTGTTTTCAGCAAAACGCGCATCCTGTCTGGTCAATCCCCGTGCCTGTTTTGAACTGGAACTGACCTACAAACCAACCATTAATCGTAAAAAAATCGCGGTGGTCGGTGCCGGACCCGCAGGGCTTTCATGCTCAACCATCGCGGCACAACGCGGGCACATGGTGACTCTGTTTGACGCGTCGTCAGAAATTGGCGGACAATTCAATATGGCAAAGAAAATTCCAGGCAAGGAAGAGTTTTATGAGACCTTGAGATATTACAAAAAGCAACTGGAGTTAACCGGAGTCGATGTTCAACTCAATACCAAAGTCACAGCACAGGATCTGATCAAACAGGGTTTTGATGAAGTCATTCTGGCCACAGGCGTTTTGCCAAGAGTTCCGTCTGTCACAGGGATCGATCATCCCAAAGTTATGTCTTACATTGATGTTCTGCTACACAACAAACCTGTCGGTGGTTCTGTGGCGATTATTGGTGCGGGTGGAATCGGTTTTGATGTGGCTGAATTTTTGACGCACTCCGGCAAATCATCGAGTTTGGATGCTGAGGCCTTTATGAAAGAGTGGGGGATTGACAGTAATTTTGACGCACGGGGTGGTATTGCGGGCATCAAACCGGAACATGCCCCCTCTGCGCGAAAGGTGTACCTGATTCAGCGTAAGGCTACCGGGTTGGGAAAAAATCTGGGTAAAACGACAGGCTGGATCCATCGCACCGCCCTGAAACATAAAAAAGTAACGATGATTGCAGGGGCAACCTACAATTATGTGGATGATGCCGGCTTTCATATTACGGTGAATGGCAATGAACAATTGCTGGAAGTCGACAATGTGATTGTCTGTGCTGGTCAGGAATCTCAGCGGTCACTACAACCGGAACTCGAGGCCGCACATGTGAAAACGCATTTGATTGGTGGTTCCAAACTGGCAGGAGAACTGGATGCCAAACGAGCCATTAAGGACGGTGCGACTCTGGCCGCTTCTCTATAA